Genomic window (Lolium rigidum isolate FL_2022 unplaced genomic scaffold, APGP_CSIRO_Lrig_0.1 contig_25485_1, whole genome shotgun sequence):
CGTAGTCCTCCAGCGTCAGCCGCGGCCGCTCCGCCACCGGTGGCTTCGGCATGGCCTCCCTTCTCGCGTGATTTCCCTCTCTTCTCGAAGTGGGGCAGCGCCAATGGggatggaagaagaagaagaggagagaggCACCGCAGCGTCGTACCAGGACAATGGCAGGCCGCAGGCCACCAGAGTTGCCTGTTTGCCAAAGAGATGTTCTCTGTGGACCCGCACGCCAGTGCTCCCGCATTCCAGCGGTCCCGCCCGGCATGGACAAGGAGACTGCGCTGTGCTGTACCGCAGCAGGCGATGAACTGTCAAgcgattttgaaaaaaataacctGAAAGTGAAAGAAATCACAGGCTGATTTTCTGGTCAAATTATTTCACCGGACCAACCTTTTGTGTGGTGGTCTTTCCATCATCGCCACACGTCACTGTGTGGCGCCTAGCCCATGCAAgaacgccacacattgacttgtgctaAACCATGACAAGTCATACCATATTTCAACGAGTTTTGAAAACAATATTGCACACAACATCTATCGGACAACATAATGGTTCGAGTACACATAAgattcgacgacatcaaggttcgACGAGCATCAAGGTTTGAATTACAATAAGGTTCGACAAGATCAAGGTTCATACAACATGAAGGTTCGACAacataaaggttcgacaacaagaacCTAGCCAAACGGAACATCCTTGCGTGGCGAAAGCTCCCCACCCCCTTCGCCTTCTTCCTAGATTCTTGACCAATTCTTCATTCTCCCTAATGTCATGAGCCAGCTGAACCACCTCGTCGAAGAAACGATGGCTCTCCTCCGTCTTTGAAGCTTCCGCTCGAGCTCTTTCCTCCCTTATGCGCTCAGCCTCCTTAtccacctcctctaggtgcatcctgTTGGCCCTCTCCCGTCTTAGTCGCGCAAGTAGCATGTTCTTACGGAATTCGGCCCTCCATGTGCGGTCCCGTTCGGCCTGAAGCTTCTCATTCCTCTTCTTCTCGCGCCATATGTATTGCTCATACTCCCTTTGCATACGGGCACGGTCGGCCATCTTCTTGCCATGCTCATCCTTCTCCGTCCTTGcaacttcttccttctccctcttccgcaccgtcctcAAAGCCTCCTTCCAAACGGACTCCTCCTTGTCATTGCCCTCCCACGCCTCCTTCCCCTTGATGGGTTGAGTTGCCATATCTGAAAACAAAAGTGAAAAAAACCAAAATGAGTCAAGGAATtggaaaatagaaagtacaatacAATTAATATATTGGAGACACATACGGAAAAAGACCCGCTAGGTATCCTAGCATACTACCACCCCGACGTCCACCATGGCGACCTCTAGTAAGCCCtacatgaatccttggttgccttGGAGTGCACCTGTGCAaagttcgggccgggccgggtttcgaGCCGGGCTTAAAAAGTTCGCGGGTAAAAAtcgggcccgagcccggcccggcccgacgtcGGGCCTATAAATTAAGCCGAACCCGGCTCGACGTCGGGCCTATAAATTAAGCCCGAACCCGACCCGAACGAGCAAAAAGCCCGGCCCGACCAGGCTAAAATGCACAAAAATGAAGGCCGAACCCGGCtcggcccgacgttcgggctcgGATTTCGGGCCGAaccggcccgaagtgcaagcccgacccggcccggcccgggattttcgggtcgggccgtccgggccgggctgcccatgcccagatgtaCCTTGGAGGTTGCCCCCATTGTGATTGATGATATGGAGCTtgatgccttggagcttgttgcctagGACCATGTTGCCTTggggcttgttggcttggagcttgttggcttggacctTGTTGCGCGGGAACTTGTTGGCTTCGACTTTCATGGCTTGGAGTTTGTTGACTAGGACGTTGTTGGCTTGGAGattgatttgaagcttgttggctacttgattgttggcttgtgctagcatcattgccctttgactTCTTGCCGTTTGTACATTTTCTTCTATTGTGCCCCTTACTATTgcatgatccacaattagttggcttGCGAGCCTCTTGGAATAATTTGTTTTCCGAATGACCTCATCTgtccatatctccgtgatacctctttgtctttcttcttccacgtttcacaaccttccattccggatctggtcaaacttgcactccatgatactccAAGAACTCCTTCAACAATACCTTCAATTGAACTGCGATGATGCTTAATCGAGAATTCCTTAAACCATaccttcaattccaagaaggtatcaaacgtgagccctttagagatcatagccgtcTTCGCACCCACATCTCTCTTGAAAATTGGCCTCGCTCCAAcaagtaaacttttgccaccatcaaccatgGCTCCATCCGCAaaactaacatcacggaacaatggtatccgaatatcccgtccagttaccttcttgaagatctcggctctttcagCTTCTTTAGCCGTCAGGCCATCCTCATCAACTTCTtcatcgggtccatcatcatccgagtctgaggcatagcatcgggaataaggaatggagtggttcATGTCCTCTTGCGTCAAATATGTATCCAAATCACCGATATTGTTGTAATTCATCTCGAAACCATtatcaccatcgtcatgctcgtcatactccTTCTCCAACGATGGatcttgggcaatgggagattggacaatagGAGATTCGttggcttcttcttggctcatgggcgGTGGACTCCTACCTTCAacgaggaggagcgccggttaaggtcaagctccaTATGAGCATCAACAgttttggttgcaaacaactccaaagccttgtctTGTGACTCGGCCACCatctccttgtaaacggaccaacgtttctcggagttgatacgcattgtcttccaacgggtgtgcattccaaaccccacattgtgtcttccctctagctcaacaccatcatttggctcattctaATTCAACTCAATCCTcccttgtgctaccacctcggcGGAGCTAGGGCtacggtcaaacaccaagtcaacttcTTCCAGGTCTGGCTCTAGGTTTTCCTTCAaaaaagcatccttgtccacatgatgaacatgaccaattctttccatccccctagcataatgtgaacaacacatacatacatgtgttcattagttaccataatcaacacaaatcaacctaGGGTTTCTAGCCATACAACCTAGCCCTACAATTTCTCCTATTTCAACAAACCCTAAAATCCAACCAAATCTacatccaccctcaaatcaacctaggatttcacatctagggtttcacatgtagatccaaccaaatccatcaattcattggatgaaaagaaggagaacggaggagattacctcaaggaacgggttgggaacgatctccacggacagatccggAGAAATAGAAGAGATTTGGGGAGagatttggtggggggagagaGGAACCGCCAGCCTTGTTCTTGAGGGAAGAAGAAACAGAGAGGAGAatggctgggtcgggctggggcgggcgcggacggttcacttaagtggatgtgtggcaccCTTCCCATTAGAAAGTGTGGTGCTCATgcaagcggcgccacacatccctgCCACGTCGGCTGGTCAACGACGCAGCATCGACCACGCCACGTCGGCATGGATGTGTAGCACCGCTCGCATGGGCgtcacacagtgaggtgtggcgtcgatgggaagggcgccacacaaaaaggttagtCTGTGCACATCtttcacttttaggttattttttgtcaaaatcgcTCTGAACTGTCCAACTACTACTGTAGCAAAGACGCGAAAAGCATGGCAATGGATTTACACTGCTGCACCCCAAGCACTGGGCGTCAATAGTTCAATTTACTGTGCCAAACCTGTCAACTAAAGGATCTGCTCAAGTTATGTAACCTAGGTATCAACACACGACCTGCTCCAATGCATCTTCTCTGCTCACACAGGTTACATCACGCATTCCACAAACTAAAGGAAGATATGGTTCGTGGCATAATTAACAAACAACACAAGACATTAAGAAAAAACTAGGCAAAATGGCCACAAACACATCACATGATTACCCATTTTGGATGGCCTATTTTGACTGTTTTTCACTGCATGCTTTAACTTTTAATAGCATTATATACCACACTGCTGCATCATCTTTCACAGGCCATAAGAAATGGTATCTGTGATATTCAAATTAGTTACTCTGTTAGCAAAATTGACATATTCTGTAGTAATACGGATCAAAGAACAACCAATCAACTGCCCTTTAACACAAGACAAGAGTTGTAGCGTCTCACAACCATTTTTTACCATACTTGATACAGTGATCTCCACATTTTGACCGAATGAATGTAAGAATGCTTCAGGTCAGGAATAGACAACTCACTACTGGAATACACTACTGGAATAGGAACAACAATTTTATCATTCACATCATGTAAACTACAATTTACAACAATATGTTTTGCGAAGGTAATAAAACAAAACTGGAGACAATTTGGTACACTGGGAGTTCAAAGGTCTATTAGTGATCCCATCCTGACGGCCGCTTTCTCTCCCTTCGTTGCTCCTTCGAGCTGCAATTCACAGGAATTTTGACTGGTTGTTAGCAAACTGAATAGAGAGTACAGCAAGGATAAAGTGTTTCTGTGTCGATGTACCATGAGCCACGTACCGCTCAGGGTTTGAGTTCCCATTTTCGTTACTGTTTCCTGCAGGTCTAGCTGCGGGGACAAATGAGGGCGCCGGGGTCCTCCTCCTATGGTGCCACCAGAAACAAAACCACGGAGTGCCGGCTTTACAAAGGGAGCTGCACCCCTCGAAGGTGCGCTGTTGCTTGGCGCACTCGAAGACGCTGAGACAAAGCTACTCTTGAAATTTTGCATCATTCCTGTCTTCAGCGTATTTACAGTGGCAGATCTTGGGGCAGGTACTTGTGGCCCGGAATCACCGTAGCCAATGCCAAGGCCAAAATCAACTCCACGTATGCCACGGCCGCGCCCacgtgcaccaccaccaccacttccaCTTCCACCACCGCCTCCACTACCTTTTCCTTTGCCACCTTTCTTTCCACCTGATTAACACAATTAATTGTTAGTATAATCGGTTTTCTAAAACATTCATCCATATAAAATGCTGTGTATCAAAATAAACAGGACAAACCTTTTCTGGAGTCGCGGTTTGATCTGAACCTCCCAtcctgaaattttaaaaaaaaaagtcaGTTAAGAGGGGTTGTGTTCATGATAATGACTATGTAAATTGCAATGACAGTATGCACATTGCTGCCCGTGATAAATTTTAAACTACAATGTGTACAGCTGACAAAACGCGCAAAAATTCCCAGATAAGTTAGAGGAACACACCTTCATTGCCAGATCCATAAGTTCATTGGGCACATCTTGACCAGCAGCAATTAAACTATGAACCAGTTCGCCTGCAAATCGTGTTTCTTTCTGTGTGATTAGAGTATATGCGATGCCATCTTTATCACCAGCGCGGCCAGTTCTTCCAATGCGGTGAATATGCATATCCATTTCTTTTGCAATATCAAAGTTGACAACTGTTTTGATTGACTTTATGTCCAGACCACGTGCAGCAACATCAGTTGCAACAAGAACATGGTAAATCCCAGACTTGAACTTCTGCAATGTCTCCATCCGAGAAGCTTGATCCTTGTCACCGTGAAGTGCTGCAACTTTGAATCCTCGCTGATTCAACTGGTTCTCAACCTCATCGACTCTAGCCTTTTTAGCTGCAAATACAAGAACATCTCCATCATCAATCATCCCAGGCATTTTCTCGACAAGCCAcggcatcttctcaacatcagaaGGGAGTACATTAACAAGTTGTTTGATATCTTCATTAGCACTCCCAACTTGACCAACTGTGACTCGAATAGGGTCACTCAAAATTTCTCTAGCCAAACGTTCCACTTTGTATGGCATGGTTGCAGAGAAAAGCAAGGTTTGTCGGTCTGGTCTAATTTGACCAACAATGGACCGGATCTGTGGCTCAAATCCAAGATCAAACATGCGATCAGCTTCATCAAGAACCAGATAAGTTGCCCTAAACATCTTCAATGCCTTCATCTTAAGCAAGTCTATCAGTCTCCCTGGGGTAGCAACAACTATTTCACAGCCTGCTTTCAGTTCTTTAAACTGATCAAATTTAGAAACACCACCATAA
Coding sequences:
- the LOC124680705 gene encoding LOW QUALITY PROTEIN: DEAD-box ATP-dependent RNA helicase 24-like (The sequence of the model RefSeq protein was modified relative to this genomic sequence to represent the inferred CDS: inserted 1 base in 1 codon) codes for the protein MSKRPRLEGFSIPRPTSYSFERSQPAPRLYVPADDDLDDIAFSDDAAAPSDAAGGGKPEDDEIDPLDAFMAEIQEEIRAPPPPPKPEALRRADSDEDDDPMESYLRAKKDAGLTLAADVMNAGYNSDEEVYVAAKAVDAGMMEYDSDDNPIVVADKRKIEPIPPLDHSTIEYEPFNKDFYEEKPSVSGMSPEEVADYMKSLSIRVSGFDVPRPVRNFEDCGFPVQLMNAIAKQAYEKPTTIQCQALPIVLSGRDIIGIAKTGSGKTAAFVLPMIVHIMDQPELQKEEGPIGVICAPTRELAHQIYLEAKKFAKPYNLQVAAVYGGVSKFDQFKELKAGCEIVVATPGRLIDLLKMKALKMFRATYLVLDEADRMFDLGFEPQIRSIVGQIRPDRQTLLFSATMPYKVERLAREILSDPIRVTVGQVGSANEDIKQLVNVLPSDVEKMPWLVEKMPGMIDDGDVLVFAAKKARVDEVENQLNQRGFKVAALHGDKDQASRMETLQKFKSGIYHVLVATDVAARGLDIKSIKTVVNFDIAKEMDMHIHRIGRTGRAGDKDGIAYTLITQKETRFAGELVHSLIAAGQDVPNELMDLAMKDGRFRSNRDSRKGGKKGGKGKGSGGGGGSGSGGGGARGRGRGIRGVDFGLGIGYGDSGPQVPAPRSATVNTLKTGMMQNFKSSFVSASSSAPSNSAPSRGAAPFVKPALRGFVSGGTIGGXTPAPSFVPAARPAGNSNENGNSNPERSKEQRRERKRPSGWDH